In Pseudonocardia cypriaca, a single genomic region encodes these proteins:
- a CDS encoding squalene cyclase has translation MAAPPEVWESTRARIATEGFGARLLALQEPDGRWAGGAFFPAGFTPEAGEAGQPWTATTWTLNSLREWGLDAAVLRERRTAELLAENCRWEYDDLPYWAGEVDCCINAWTVANGLWLGADVTGIVSWFVDHQLPDGGWNCEWVEGSTRSSFHSTLNSLKGLLAYDAATGGTEATRAARRSGEEYLLRRELFRRLSTGEPVGPWVGRFAYPFRWSYDVLNAAEYFRQASLVDGTAPDPRMADAIAIVRAARGPDGTWVQAGRHPGRVWFEVDVPAGEPSKWLTLFGTRVLAWWDQRDR, from the coding sequence ATGGCTGCCCCGCCCGAGGTCTGGGAGTCGACGCGGGCCCGGATCGCCACCGAAGGCTTCGGCGCGCGCCTGCTCGCGCTCCAGGAGCCGGACGGCCGGTGGGCGGGCGGCGCGTTCTTCCCCGCCGGCTTCACGCCGGAGGCGGGAGAGGCCGGACAGCCGTGGACGGCCACGACCTGGACGCTCAACTCGCTGCGGGAATGGGGCCTCGACGCCGCCGTCCTGCGGGAGCGCCGCACGGCCGAGCTGCTCGCCGAGAACTGCCGCTGGGAGTACGACGACCTGCCGTACTGGGCCGGTGAGGTCGACTGCTGCATCAACGCCTGGACCGTCGCCAACGGACTGTGGCTCGGCGCCGACGTCACCGGCATCGTCTCCTGGTTCGTCGACCACCAGCTGCCGGACGGCGGCTGGAACTGCGAGTGGGTGGAGGGCTCGACCAGGTCGTCGTTCCACTCGACGCTGAACTCCCTCAAGGGTCTGCTCGCGTACGACGCGGCGACCGGCGGCACGGAGGCGACGCGCGCCGCCCGCCGCTCCGGTGAGGAGTACCTCCTCCGCCGCGAGCTGTTCCGGCGTCTGTCGACGGGGGAGCCCGTCGGACCGTGGGTCGGCCGCTTCGCCTACCCGTTCCGCTGGTCCTACGACGTGCTCAACGCCGCCGAGTACTTCCGCCAGGCGTCACTGGTCGACGGCACGGCGCCGGACCCGCGCATGGCCGACGCGATCGCGATCGTCCGCGCTGCCAGAGGGCCCGACGGCACGTGGGTGCAGGCCGGGAGGCATCCCGGCCGGGTGTGGTTCGAGGTCGACGTGCCGGCGGGGGAGCCGTCGAAGTGGCTGACGCTGTTCGGGACGCGCGTGCTCGCCTGGTGGGACCAGCGGGATCGTTGA